The window TGCAGTACCGGTGCAGGGTCGACGTACTCATGTGGAGCCGCTTGGCGAGTGTTCCGTAGCTGTGGCCGGACCGGTCCTTCAACTCCCGCAGCAGTCCGGCGAACTCGGACTCGGCCGTGTCCTCGGGCACTGTTCCTCCCACCCGGTGTCCCGTTCCGCATCCCAGGAACAGGTTGTTTCAGCAGCTCAGAGCCTGTCTCGGCATTCCAGCGTCCCTGACCGCCGAGCAGATGTGGCGGCCGGGACGGATCTCGGCACAGGCTGAGGTCATCCAAGCACACCGCTCCCGGCGCCCGGTTCCCACCGGTGGGTCCCCGCGGTCGTGCCCTATGAGAGGCCGTCAGTCATGCACGCGTTCCACCTCCTCCCCACCTCCTCCTCCCGGCGCCATGCGGCTGCCGCCGCTGCCGCCCTCGTCGTCCTCGCCCTCACGGCGTGCGAGGACGGCGGGGGATTCAAGGACGGGGGAGCAGCAGCCACCTCGGGCGCCGCCACGGCCGCCCCTTCGGGCACCCCGGACCCGGGCTCCGCGACGCCTCCCGCCGGGACCACGGCGAAGGCCACCGCCACTCCCACCGGTGGTGCGAAGGGCTCGCCGGACGCGTCGGGTGCCGGGAGCCACGTCCTGTGCAACGGCTCCAACACCGGCGTCACCGTCCAGCCGGTCTCCCGCCCGCTCAACCACATGCTGATCACGGTGAGGAACACCGGCTCGAAGACCTGCGACCTGACGTACTACCCGCTGCTCCGCTTCGACGAGATGCAGTGGGCGCCCGCGGCCCGGGAGGAGACCCGGCCCCAGGCGGTGGTGTCCCTCGCACCCGGCGAGTCGGGTTACGCCGGAGCGCTGCTCTCCGCGGCCGACGGAAGCGGCGAGGGCGGGACGACCGGACACCGGCTCACGATCGCCTTCCAGGGCCGGACGCCCAGGAGCGACGGCGGTGCGTCCGCCACCCCGTCACTCCCGGCGGCCGGTGTCCCCTACGACAGCTCGCTGACGGTCACGTACTGGCAGCGGAACGCCGCGGACGCGCTCGGCTCATGAGCCGGTCTCCACGATGC is drawn from Streptomyces sp. NBC_01232 and contains these coding sequences:
- a CDS encoding DUF4232 domain-containing protein, with translation MHAFHLLPTSSSRRHAAAAAAALVVLALTACEDGGGFKDGGAAATSGAATAAPSGTPDPGSATPPAGTTAKATATPTGGAKGSPDASGAGSHVLCNGSNTGVTVQPVSRPLNHMLITVRNTGSKTCDLTYYPLLRFDEMQWAPAAREETRPQAVVSLAPGESGYAGALLSAADGSGEGGTTGHRLTIAFQGRTPRSDGGASATPSLPAAGVPYDSSLTVTYWQRNAADALGS